In one Aquificaceae bacterium genomic region, the following are encoded:
- a CDS encoding penicillin-binding protein 2: MQNLKSSNAKIVLIALFLFLGFSIVTARIAYIQLIGKESYVDKVVEKFPKASVVKLSTPRGSIKDRRGNDLAISLPTVSLFALPHLVQNKEELVRRLSALPGVKEKDLMEKLNSDKKFVWLIRHMDKVYTPYLRAVIRDTGNDRAVGLQEEYKRFYPHGMLASNLIGFVGIDGQGLEGLEYALNEVLKGREIKGVFYLGRLAVSPLTEDMTSKDVQLTIDLGVQTILEDIRDKIVKQWNPDRVGILLMDAKTGDILGMANYPTFDPNQYQKSLPSQRRNFVVTDLFEPGSVMKPFFIGEALQKGYVKPGMWIDTEGGKTEVFGRYVKDVEPSRQLTLERVLIKSSNVGTIKVARFLSKRDVEELMQKIHMTDRFNILPGEAKPRLPNFNYPANILYASIGQGMASNLLNLCVSFNALATNRIVKPRILLDDKPEVLRENIFSPQVFQWLQKNLTKVVEEGTAQRAKSDYFSIAGKTGTSQKFDFKTGRYSREDLVTYFIGYFPASNPQYIAGIMVDRPKGPNPYGGTVAAPYFKELVERVAFYYRLEPDKLSK; encoded by the coding sequence ATGCAGAATCTCAAAAGTAGTAATGCAAAGATAGTTCTTATAGCCCTCTTCTTATTTCTTGGCTTCTCCATAGTGACTGCAAGAATAGCCTATATACAGCTGATAGGCAAAGAGAGTTATGTAGACAAGGTAGTAGAGAAGTTCCCTAAGGCTTCTGTGGTAAAACTTTCCACACCCAGGGGTTCCATAAAAGATAGAAGGGGCAATGACCTTGCTATAAGCCTTCCTACTGTTTCCCTTTTTGCCCTCCCTCACTTGGTGCAAAACAAGGAAGAGTTAGTAAGAAGACTCTCCGCACTGCCAGGGGTGAAAGAAAAAGACCTAATGGAGAAGCTAAACTCGGACAAAAAATTTGTCTGGCTCATAAGACACATGGATAAAGTTTATACACCTTACCTAAGAGCTGTTATTAGGGATACAGGCAATGATAGAGCGGTAGGTCTGCAGGAAGAATACAAAAGATTTTATCCCCATGGCATGCTCGCCAGCAATCTAATAGGCTTTGTAGGTATAGATGGACAAGGACTTGAAGGGCTTGAATACGCACTTAATGAGGTTTTAAAAGGTAGAGAGATAAAGGGGGTTTTTTACTTAGGGAGGTTGGCGGTAAGTCCCCTTACCGAAGATATGACCTCTAAGGATGTCCAGCTTACCATAGACCTCGGAGTGCAAACCATATTAGAGGATATAAGGGACAAAATAGTCAAGCAATGGAACCCTGATAGGGTGGGTATACTGCTTATGGATGCAAAGACCGGTGATATATTGGGTATGGCAAACTATCCCACTTTTGACCCTAACCAGTATCAAAAGTCTTTACCTTCCCAAAGAAGGAACTTTGTGGTTACAGACCTCTTTGAGCCGGGTTCTGTAATGAAACCCTTTTTTATCGGGGAGGCTCTTCAAAAGGGTTATGTAAAGCCTGGTATGTGGATAGACACAGAAGGTGGTAAAACGGAGGTTTTTGGCAGATACGTTAAAGACGTAGAACCGTCAAGGCAACTTACCCTTGAGCGAGTGTTGATAAAGTCCTCAAATGTGGGAACTATAAAAGTTGCCCGTTTCCTATCAAAGAGGGATGTGGAGGAGCTTATGCAAAAAATACACATGACAGATAGATTTAATATTCTTCCGGGAGAGGCAAAGCCTAGGCTACCTAACTTTAACTATCCTGCAAATATTCTTTATGCAAGCATAGGTCAAGGTATGGCTTCAAACCTTCTGAACCTGTGTGTAAGCTTTAATGCTTTGGCTACAAACAGGATAGTAAAACCAAGAATACTGCTTGATGATAAACCTGAGGTTTTGAGAGAAAACATATTCTCACCACAGGTTTTTCAATGGCTACAGAAAAACCTTACAAAGGTAGTTGAAGAAGGAACAGCTCAAAGGGCTAAATCGGACTACTTTAGCATTGCAGGCAAAACTGGCACTTCCCAAAAGTTTGACTTCAAGACAGGAAGATATTCAAGGGAAGACTTGGTTACCTATTTTATAGGATACTTTCCCGCAAGCAATCCGCAGTATATAGCAGGTATAATGGTAGACAGACCAAAGGGACCCAACCCATACGGAGGAACAGTGGCCGCGCCCTATTTCAAAGAGCTTGTGGAAAGAGTAGCCTTTTATTACCGATTAGAACCCGACAAGCTTAGCAAGTAA
- the bioD gene encoding dethiobiotin synthase, with amino-acid sequence MRSVLITATDTGVGKTFISYNLVYALKERGIRVGYLKPVETDVKEVPADGSLLASLTGQSLEEAVPVRYKLPLSPYAGILEEGKDFSLDALRKHYEKLLEKYEFLVVEGAGGIAVPIKRSYDYAKLAKDWGLKTILVARAGLGTINHSFLSWYYMKSMGVEPFVIIMNGFEGKDISERTNPKIVEELTGVKVIKIPKIQELLLPAEYRSLLAKLVGF; translated from the coding sequence GTGAGGAGTGTTCTTATAACTGCCACAGATACCGGTGTTGGTAAAACCTTTATTAGCTATAACTTAGTTTACGCCCTCAAAGAGAGAGGCATAAGGGTTGGCTATTTAAAGCCCGTTGAAACAGACGTCAAGGAAGTTCCTGCTGACGGTAGCCTCTTAGCTTCTCTCACAGGTCAGAGCCTTGAAGAAGCAGTCCCAGTAAGATACAAACTTCCTCTTTCTCCCTATGCTGGAATTTTGGAGGAAGGAAAGGACTTTTCCCTTGATGCCTTGAGAAAGCACTATGAAAAACTTTTAGAAAAGTATGAGTTCCTTGTGGTAGAAGGTGCAGGTGGTATTGCAGTGCCTATAAAAAGAAGCTACGATTATGCAAAACTTGCAAAAGACTGGGGATTAAAGACCATACTTGTTGCAAGGGCAGGTCTTGGGACGATAAACCACAGCTTCCTAAGTTGGTATTACATGAAGTCTATGGGCGTAGAGCCTTTTGTGATAATTATGAATGGCTTTGAAGGTAAGGACATCTCCGAAAGGACAAACCCAAAGATAGTGGAAGAGTTAACGGGTGTAAAGGTTATAAAAATTCCAAAAATACAGGAGCTTTTGCTACCTGCGGAATACAGGTCTTTACTTGCTAAGCTTGTCGGGTTCTAA
- a CDS encoding SDR family oxidoreductase, protein MKKAIITGVRRIGYEIAKSLLEKGWRVGLVYKSSEHVYRELREAFGDRVYGVRADLSLWQEAESSTRELVQLLGGVDALLHLSSPYEPTPLESLREEDLDYHFKPIAQAFVVMCKEVFPYMLKNEGRTKGRIIAFGDWATNTTPYRNYLAYFLAKGALHTAVKVLAKEFAPHVLVNAIALGPTVKPPDFSEEKWQEYVNKTPLKRTVSIKDVVKLTEFLLEAESMTGEIIMLDSGRHISGECS, encoded by the coding sequence ATGAAGAAAGCCATAATAACAGGTGTGAGAAGGATAGGGTATGAAATAGCTAAAAGTCTTCTTGAAAAGGGTTGGCGTGTAGGTCTTGTCTATAAAAGCTCTGAGCATGTCTACAGAGAGTTGAGAGAAGCCTTTGGAGATAGAGTCTATGGAGTTAGAGCGGACTTAAGCCTTTGGCAGGAAGCGGAAAGCTCAACAAGAGAGCTTGTGCAGTTGCTCGGTGGCGTTGATGCCCTTTTACATCTCTCAAGCCCCTATGAACCTACGCCTCTTGAAAGCCTAAGAGAAGAAGACTTGGACTATCACTTTAAACCCATAGCTCAAGCCTTTGTAGTAATGTGTAAAGAGGTCTTTCCTTATATGCTTAAAAACGAAGGAAGAACAAAGGGTAGAATAATTGCTTTTGGCGATTGGGCTACAAACACTACACCTTACAGAAACTACTTGGCTTACTTTTTGGCAAAGGGTGCTTTGCATACCGCAGTTAAGGTGCTTGCTAAGGAGTTTGCACCCCATGTGCTTGTAAACGCCATAGCTCTTGGTCCTACTGTAAAACCTCCAGACTTTTCTGAAGAAAAGTGGCAAGAGTATGTAAACAAAACACCTCTTAAGAGAACTGTATCTATAAAAGATGTAGTTAAACTTACAGAATTCCTTCTTGAAGCGGAAAGCATGACA
- the carA gene encoding glutamine-hydrolyzing carbamoyl-phosphate synthase small subunit, with the protein MKTAILALEDGSYFVGYSFGAEGETAGEVVFNTSMTGYQEILTDPSYKGQIVVMTYTQIGNYGVNNEDVESSKIQVNGLVIKELSPVYSNWRAVKSLHEYLAENHVVGIWGIDTRALVKRIREKGALKGVISTVEQDPIRLVQRARTLPDISELNLVEEVATKEVYFWKEGDWDLRKGYIHKENHKPLIMVVDYGVKRNILRRLTQEGAKVVVVPPYHVERNIEEIKPDALFLSNGPGDPQRVVEGIRLVRKYMEKLPIMGICLGHQIIGLALGGKTYKLKFGHHGGNHPVKDLRDGHIEITAQNHNFAVDPESLKEVEITHINLLDETLEGFRHKYLPIFCVQYHPEASPGPHDAKGVFKEFVEMAKRHAESQK; encoded by the coding sequence ATGAAAACAGCCATATTAGCCTTAGAAGATGGAAGCTACTTTGTAGGATACTCCTTTGGTGCAGAGGGAGAAACCGCAGGAGAGGTAGTTTTTAACACCTCTATGACAGGCTATCAAGAAATTCTCACAGACCCATCCTACAAGGGTCAGATAGTGGTTATGACCTACACTCAGATAGGCAACTATGGTGTAAATAATGAGGATGTGGAGTCTTCTAAAATTCAAGTAAACGGGCTTGTTATAAAGGAACTATCTCCTGTATACAGCAATTGGAGAGCGGTAAAGAGTTTACATGAATATCTTGCGGAAAACCATGTAGTGGGTATATGGGGTATAGATACAAGAGCCTTGGTAAAAAGGATAAGGGAAAAGGGCGCACTCAAAGGAGTCATATCCACCGTTGAACAAGACCCTATAAGGCTTGTGCAAAGGGCAAGGACACTTCCTGACATATCAGAATTGAACTTAGTTGAAGAGGTAGCCACTAAGGAAGTCTACTTCTGGAAAGAGGGGGACTGGGACCTTAGAAAGGGGTATATCCATAAGGAAAATCACAAACCTTTAATAATGGTTGTGGACTATGGAGTAAAGAGAAACATACTGCGTAGGCTAACTCAAGAGGGTGCAAAGGTTGTTGTAGTTCCACCTTACCATGTGGAGAGAAATATTGAGGAAATAAAGCCAGACGCTCTTTTCCTTTCCAATGGACCAGGAGACCCACAAAGGGTTGTAGAGGGTATAAGGCTTGTGAGGAAATACATGGAAAAGCTACCTATAATGGGTATATGCTTGGGACATCAAATAATAGGTCTTGCTTTGGGAGGGAAGACATACAAGCTAAAGTTTGGACATCACGGAGGAAACCATCCGGTAAAGGACCTAAGAGACGGGCATATAGAGATAACCGCACAAAACCACAACTTTGCGGTAGACCCAGAAAGTCTAAAGGAGGTGGAAATAACTCACATAAACCTTCTTGATGAAACCCTTGAGGGCTTTAGACACAAATATCTTCCTATATTTTGCGTCCAATACCACCCAGAGGCATCACCAGGACCACATGATGCTAAAGGTGTTTTCAAAGAGTTTGTAGAAATGGCAAAAAGACATGCAGAATCTCAAAAGTAG